The DNA segment ATCTTTGATCCCCAACAGCTCCAGATCGAATACCAGTACCGAGTTAGCCGGAATAGCCGGGCTCGGGCTTTGTGCGCCGTAGGCCAGCTCGCTAGGGATGTACAGTTTGTACTTCTCGCCAACGTGCATCAGTTGCAGGCCTTCAACCCAACCCGGGATCACGCCATTGACTGGCAGATCAATCGGGCTGCCACGCTCAACAGAGCTGTCGAACACCTTCCCGTCGGTCAGCTTACCCTCGTAGTGCACAGTAACCACGTCGGTAGCTTTCGGCTGAGGGCCGTCGGCTTTCTTAACGATTTCATATTGCAGACCAGAAGCGGTAGTGGTGACACCCTCACGCTTGCCGTTCTCTTCAAGGAATTTCTTGCCGGCTGCAGCCGACTCTTCGCTGACTTTGGCCATACGCTCCTCAGCACGCTTCTGCAGATAAGCGAAAGCTTCCATCAGCTCTTCGTCTTTCAGCTTCTGCTCTTTCTTGCCGACAGCGTCTTCGATGCCCTGAGCAACAGCCTTGGAGTCCAGGTCGTCCATGCCTTCCTGAGCCAAGCTTTTGCCCATGTTCAGGCCGATGCCGTAGGAGGCTTTTTGCGCCGGGGTTTTCAGCTCTACGCTAGTCTGCGAATCGCAACCCGCGAGAACCAGGCCAACCAGGGCCACCGCCGCCGCTAAACGATGTTGTCTCATGCTATTTCCTTGTTCGTGCGCTAAAGGGCAATCGAGTGAAGACGCGAGCTTAGCAGGCTGCCGTAATCACTGGCTACCGGGATACGAACGAGAAAATGCCGATAAGTTCAGGTGTTTAAAAGAGTTTTGCGCGGATTGAAGCGAGGCAGTGCAGAACAGAAGCGGGATGATGCGGAGGCAAAGCGAGGAAAAAATGGCGCAGCGGACGGGACTCGAACCCGCGACCCCCGGCGTGACAGGCCGGTATTCTAACCGACTGAACTACCGCTGCGCGTAACCCCAAAAGTTATGGTGGGTGATGACGGGATCGAACCGCCGACCCTCTGCTTGTAAGGCAGATGCTCTCCCAGCTGAGCTAATCACCCTTCACTCTCGAAGTGGGGCGCATTCTACGGAGCGATCCACACCCTGGCAAGCGCTTTTTAAAATAATTTTTACTGCCGTTCCAAAGGCTTAGCGCAGGGTTGGCCAATGGCGCCGAGGGGGGAATAATGCGCGCTTTGCGTTAATGGAGATGTACCCCTCATGTGGTTCCGCAACCTGCTCGTCTATCGCCTTACCCAAGATCTGCCGTTCGATGCGCAAGCGCTGGAAACCGCACTGGCCGCCAAGCCAGCCCGCCCCTGCGCAAGCCAGGAGCTGACCACTTACGGCTTCATCGCCCCGTTCGGCAAAGGTGAGGATGCGCCATTGGTGCATGTCAGCCAGGACTTCATGCTGATTGCCGCGCGAAAAGAAGATCGCATCCTGCCTGGTAGCGTGGTTCGCGACGCCTTGAAGGAAAAGGTCGACGAGATCGAAGCCGAGCAGATGCGCAAGGTCTATAAGAAGGAGCGCGACCAGCTCAAGGACGAAATCATCCAGGCCTTCCTCCCGCGTGCCTTTATTCGTCGCTCGTCCACCTTTGCCGCCATCGCCCCGAAGCAAGGCCTGATTCTGGTCAACGCCTCCAGCCCGAAACGCGCCGAGGACTTGCTCTCCACGCTGCGCGAAGCCATCGGCTCGCTGCCGGTGCGTCCGCTGTCGGTGAAAGTCGCCCCCACCGCGACCCTGACCGACTGGGTGAAAACCCAGCAAGCCGCCGACAACTTCACCGTGCTCGACGAATGTGAGCTGCGCGACACCCAGGAAGACGGCGGCATCGTGCGCTGCAAACGTCAGGACCTGACCAGCGAAGAGATTCAGCTGCACCTGTCCTCCGGCAAGCTCGTGACCCAGCTGTCGCTGGCCTGGCAGGACAAGCTGTCCTTCGTGCTCGACGACAAGATGATCATCAAGCGCCTGCGCTTCGAAGACCTGCTGCAGGATCAGGCCGAGCAAGATGGAGGCGATGAGGCCCTGGGCCAGCTCGACGCCAGCTTCACCCTGATGATGCTGACATTCGGCGAGTTCCTGCCGGAGCTGTTCGAAGCCCTCGGCGGCGAAGAGATCCCGCAAGGCATCTGACTTCGGCACGTACCTGGCTGGCCGCCTTCGCCACATGCGCGCGCCAGCAGGAAAAACCCCGCAATACATCACCCTACCCGCTCATCCCACCGGACTTGCTCTGTTCGGCGGGATGTGCAAAATAACGCACAGCGTAAGGACGACCTTACCACTCGCTGAGTGACCACACGGGGACGGCCCTATCCA comes from the Pseudomonas cavernicola genome and includes:
- the rdgC gene encoding recombination-associated protein RdgC; the encoded protein is MWFRNLLVYRLTQDLPFDAQALETALAAKPARPCASQELTTYGFIAPFGKGEDAPLVHVSQDFMLIAARKEDRILPGSVVRDALKEKVDEIEAEQMRKVYKKERDQLKDEIIQAFLPRAFIRRSSTFAAIAPKQGLILVNASSPKRAEDLLSTLREAIGSLPVRPLSVKVAPTATLTDWVKTQQAADNFTVLDECELRDTQEDGGIVRCKRQDLTSEEIQLHLSSGKLVTQLSLAWQDKLSFVLDDKMIIKRLRFEDLLQDQAEQDGGDEALGQLDASFTLMMLTFGEFLPELFEALGGEEIPQGI
- a CDS encoding FKBP-type peptidyl-prolyl cis-trans isomerase, with translation MRQHRLAAAVALVGLVLAGCDSQTSVELKTPAQKASYGIGLNMGKSLAQEGMDDLDSKAVAQGIEDAVGKKEQKLKDEELMEAFAYLQKRAEERMAKVSEESAAAGKKFLEENGKREGVTTTASGLQYEIVKKADGPQPKATDVVTVHYEGKLTDGKVFDSSVERGSPIDLPVNGVIPGWVEGLQLMHVGEKYKLYIPSELAYGAQSPSPAIPANSVLVFDLELLGIKDQAPAQQ